The DNA window gggggggagagggacgacggggggggtggaggaggacGACGAGagttgggagggggagggggacgaggGTGGGGGTGGCGTGGAGGAGGACGACGAGAGTTGGGAGGGGGAcgagggggggggtggaggaggacGACGAGAGTTGGCGGggagagggacgagggggggcGTGGAGGAGGACGACGAGagttgggagggggagggggacgaggGTGGGGGTGGCGTGGAGGAGGACGATGAGAGTTGGGAGGGGgacgagggtggggggggggtggaggaggacggcgagggtggggggggagagggacgacgggggggggtggaggaggacgacgagagttgggggggagagggacgacggggggggtggaggaggacgacgagagttgggggggagagggacgacgggggggggtggaggaggacgacgagagttgggggggagagggacgatgggggggggtggaggaggacGACGAGAGTTGGGGggagagggacgaggggggggtggaggaggacgacgagagttgggggggagagggacgagggggggcGTGGAGGAGGAGGACGAGagttgggagggggagggggacgaggGTGGGCGTGGAGGAGGACGACGAGagttgggagggggagggggacgaggGTGGGGGTGGCGTGGAGGAGGACGACGAGAGTTGGGAGGAGGGGGACgagggggggtggaggaggagggcgagagttgggagggggagggggacaagGGTAGGGGGGCGTGGAGGAGGACGACGAGTGTTGGGAGGGGGACGAGGGTGGGGGGGCGTGGAGGAGGACGACGAGAGTTGGGAGGGGGACGAGGGTGGGGGGGGCGTGGAGGAGGACGACGAGAGTTGGGAGGGGGATGAGGGTTGGGGGGGGCGTGGAGAAGGAcgacgggagggggagggggacgagggtgggggggggcgtggagAAGGACGACGGGAGGGGGACGAGGGTGGGGGGCGTGGAGGAGGACGACGGGagttgggagggggagggggacgaggGTGGGGGGGCGTGGAGGAGGACGACGACGAGAgttgggagtgggagggggacgagggtgggggggtggaggagaacgacgagagttgggggggagggggacgagggTGGGGGGGGCAAGAGGAGGGCGAGAGTTGGGTGGGGGAGAGGGACGAGGGGAGTGGAGGAGGAGGGCGAGGGTTGGGTGGGGGAGAAGGACGGGGCGGGTGGGGGAGGACGACGAGAGTTGGGGggagagggacgaggggggggtggaggaggacgatgagagttgggggggagagggacgagggggttggaggaggagggcgagagttGGGAGGGGGACAAGGGTAGGGGGGTGTGGAGGAGGACGACGAGAGTTGGGAGGGGGACGAGGGTCGGGGGGGGCGTGGAGGAGGACGACGAGGGTCGGGGGGGGGCGTGGAGGAGGACAACGAGGGTCGGGGGGGGGCGTGGAGGAGGACGACGAGGGTTGGGGGGGGCGTGGAGGAGGACGACGAGGGTCGGGGGGGGCGTGGAGGAGGACGACGAGGGTCGGGGGTGGCGTGGAGGAGGACGACGACGAGGGTCGGGGGGGGGCGTGGAGGAGGACGACGAGGGTCGGGGGGGGCGTGGAGGAGGACGACGAGGGTCGGGGGGGGCGTGGAGGAGGACGACGAGGGTCGGGGGGGGCGTGGAGAAGGACGACGAGGGTCGGGGGGGGCGTGGAGGAGGACGACGACGAGGGTCGGGGGGGGCGTGGAGGAGGACGACGACGAGGGTCGGGGGTGGCGTGGAGGAGGACGACGACGAGGGTCGGGGGGGGGCGTGGAGGAGGACGACGAGGGTCGGGGGGGGCGTGGAGGAGGACGACGAGGGTCGGGGGGGGCGTGGAGGAGGACGACGAGGGTCGGGGGTGGCGTGGAGGAGGACGACGACGAGGGtcggggggggggcgtggaggaGAACGACGAGGGTCGGGGGGGCGTGGAGGAAGACGACGAGGGTCGGGGGCGAGTGGAGGAGGACGACGAGGgtggggggcgtggggggggcGTGGAGGAGGACGACGAGGGTCGGGGGGGGCGTGGAGGAGGacgacgggggtgggggggcgtgCAGGACGACGACgagagttgggggaaggggaacgAGGGTAGGGGCGTGGAGGAGGAGGACGAGAGTTGAGGGGGGAAGAGGCGGGCGAGAGTTGGGTGGGGGAAAGGGACGAGGGGGGGTGAAGGAGGTGGGCGAGAGTTGGGAGGGGGacgagggtgggggggggcgtggaggAGGACGACGAGagttgggagggggagggggacgagggtgggtgggtgtggagaAGGACGACGAGagttgggagggggagggggacgaggGTGGGGGGGCGTGGAGGAGGACGACGAGAGTTGGGAGGGGGacgagggtgggggggggcgtggaggAGGACGACGAGagttgggagggggagggggacgaggCTGGGGGGAGGCGTGGAGAAGGACGACGAGagttgggagggggagggggacgagggtgggtgggtgtggagaAGGACGACGAGagttgggagggggagggggacgaggGTGGGGGGGCGTGGAGGAGGAGGACGACGAGGGTGGGGGGGGCGTGGAGGAGGACGACGAGagttgggagggggagggggacgaggGTGGGGGGGGCGTGGAGGAGGACGACGAGagttgggagggggagggggacgaggGTGGGGGGGCGTGGAGGAGGAGGACGACGAGGGTGGGGGGGGCGTGGAGGAGGACGACGAGGGTCGGGGGGGCGTGGAGGAGGACGACGAGGGTGGGGGGCATGGAGGACGACGGCgagagttgggggaaggggaacgAGGGTAGGGGCGTGGAGGAGGACGAcgagagttgggggggagggggacgagggTGGGGGGGGCGTGGAGGAGGACGACGAGAGTTGGGAGGGGGacgagggtgggggggggcgtggaggAGGACGACGAGagttgggagggggagggggacgaggCTGGGGGGAGGCGTGGAGAAGGACGACGAGagttgggagggggagggggacgaggGTGGGGGGGGCGTGGAGGAGGACGACGAGagttgggagggggagggggacgaggGTGGGGGGGCGTGGAGGAGGAGGACGACGAGGGTGGGGGGGGCGTGGAGGAGGACGACGAGagttgggagggggagggggacgaggGTGGGGGGGGCGTGGAGGAGGACGACGAGagttgggagggggagggggacgaggGTGGGGGGGCGTGGAGGAGGAGGACGACGAGGGTGGGGGGGGCGTGGAGGAGGACGACGAGGGTCGGGGGGGCGTGGAGGAGGACGACGAGGGTGGGGGGCATGGAGGACGACGGCgagagttgggggaaggggaacgAGGGTAGGGGCGTGGAGGAGGACGAcgagagttgggggggagggggacgagggTGGGGGGGGCGTGGAGGAGGAcgacgggggtggggggcatggaGGACGACGGCgagagttgggggaaggggaacgAGGGTAGGGGCGTGGAGGAGGACGACgagagttggggggagggggacgagggTGGGGGGGGCGTGGAGGAGGACGACGAGAGTTGGGAGGGGGACGAGGGTGGGGGGGCGTGGAGGAGGACGACGAGagttgtgggggggggagggggacgagagttgtggggggggggagggggacgagagttgtgggggggggagggggacgagagtgggtgggcggggggagggggatgagggtgGGGGGGCGGTGGAAGCGGAGGACGAGGATGGGGGGGGCGTGGAGGAGGACGACGAGAGTCGTGACGGGGGAGGGGGACGAGGGTGGGGGACGAGTGTTGGGAGGAGGCCGAGAGTCGtgacggggagggggagggggacgagagttGGGAGGAGGCCGAGAGTCGTGacggggagggggacgagagttgggggggagggggatgatagatggggggggaggggaacaaGAGTTGGGAGGGGGACAAGGGTGGGGGAGCGGTGGAAGAGGAGGATGAGGATGGGGGGGGCGTGGAAGAGGACGGCGAGAGTCGTGACGGGGGAGGGGGACGAGGGTGGGGGACGATGGAGGACGGCGAGAGtcgtgatgggggagggggatgatgGAGGACGGCGAGAGTCGTGACGGGGGAGGGGGACGATGGAGGACGGCGAGAGTCGTGACGGGGAGTGGGACGAGGGTGGGGGACGATGGAGGACGGCGAGAGTCGTGACGGGGGATGGGGACGATGGAGGACGGCGAGAGTCGTGACGGGGGAGGGGGACGATGGAGGACGGCGAGAGTCGTGACGGGGAGGGGGACGAGGGTGGGGGACGATGGAGGACGGTGAGAGTAGTGACGGGGAGGGGGACGAGGGTGGGGGACGATGGAGGACGGTGAGAGTAGTGACGGGGAGGGGGACGAGGGTGGGGGACGATGGAGGACGCCGAGAGTCGtgacggggagggggagggggacgagagttGGGAGGAGGCCGAGTGTCGggaggggcgggggagggggaatgggacgAGAGTTGGGAGGAGGCCGAGAGtcgtgatggggagggggacGAGGGTGGGGGACGAGagttgggagggggagggggacgaggGTGGGCGTGGAGGAGGACGGCGAGagttgggagggggagggggacgaggGTGGGGGTGGCGTGGAGGAGGACGACGAGAGTTGGGAGGGGGACGAGGGTGGGGGGGGCGTGGAGGAGGACGACGAGAGTTGGGAGGGGGATGAGGGTTGGGGGGGGCGTGGAGAAGGAcgacgggagggggagggggacgagggtgggggggggcgtggagAAGGACGACGGGAGGGGGACGAGGGTGGGGGGCGTGGAGGAGGACGACGGGagttgggagggggagggggacgagggtgggggggtggaggagaacgacgagagttgggggggagggggacgagggTGGGGGGGGCAAGAGGAGGGCGAGAGTTGGGTGGGGGAGAGGGACGAGGGGAGTGGAGGAGGAGGGCGAGGGTTGGGTGGGGGAGAAGGACGGGGCGGGTGGGGGAGGACGACGAGAGTTGGGGggagagggacgaggggggggtggaggaggacgatgagagttgggggggagagggacgagggggttggaggaggagggcgagagttgggagggggagggggacaagGGTAGGGGGGTGTGGAGGAGGACGACGAGGGTTGGGGGGGGCGTGGAGGAGGACGACGAGGGTCGGGGGGGGCGTGGAGGAGGACGACGAGGGTCGGGGGGGGCGTGGAGGAGGACGACGAGGGTCGGGGGTGGCGTGGAGGAGGACGACGACGAGGGTCGGGGGGGGGCGTGGAGGAGGACGACGAGGGTCGGGGGGGGCGTGGAGGAGGACGACGAGGGTCGGGGGTGGCGTGGAGGAGGACGACGACGAGGGTCGGGGGGGGGCGTGGAGGAGGACGACGAGGGTCGGGGGGGCGTGGAGGAAGACGACGAGGGTGGGGGGCGTGGGGGGGCGTGGAGGAGGACGACGAGGGTCGGGGGGGGCGTGGAGGAGGACGACGAGGGTCGGGCGGGGCGTGGAGGAGGACGACGAGGGTCGGGGGGGGCGTGGAGGAGGACGACGAGGGTCGGGGGGGGGGCGTGGCGGAGGACGACGAGGGTCGGGGGGGGCGTGGAGGAGGacgacgggggtgggggggcgtgCAGGACGACGACgagagttgggggaaggggaacgAGGGTAGGGGCGTGGAGGAGGAGGACGAGAGTTGAGGGGGGAAGAGGCGGGCGAGAGTTGGGTGGGGGAAAGGGACGAGGGGGGGTGAAGGAGGTGGGCGAGAgttgggagggggatggggacaaGGGTAGGGGGGCGTGGAGGAGGACGACGAGAGTTGGGAGGGGgacgagggtgggggggggggcgtggaggaGGACGACGAGagttgggagggggagggggacgaggCTGGGGGGAGGCGTGGAGAAGGACGACGAGagttgggagggggagggggacgaggGTGGGTGGGCGTGGAGAAGGACGACGAGagttgggagggggagggggacgagggtgggggggggcgtggagAAGGACGACGAGagttgggagggggagggggacgaggGTGGGGGGGGCGTGGAGGAGGACGACGAGagttgggagggggagggggacgaggGTGGGGGGGCGTGGAGGAGGAGGACGACGAGGGTGGGGGGGGCGTGGAGGAGGACGACGAGGGTCGGGGGGGCGTGGAGGAGGACGACGAGGGTGGGGGGCATGGAGGACGACGGCgagagttgggggaaggggaacgAGGGTAGGGGCGTGGAGGAGGACGAcgagagttgggggggagggggacgagggtgggggggggcgtggaggAGGACGACGAGGGTGGGGGGCATGGAGGACGACGGCgagagttgggggaaggggaacgAGGGTAGGGGCGTGGAGGAGGACGACgagagttggggggagggggacgagggTGGGGGGGGCGTGGAGGAGGACGACGAGAGTTGGGAGGGGGACGAGGGTGGGGGGGCGTGGAGGAGGACGACGAGagttgtgggggggggagggggacgagagttgtgggggggtagggggacgagagttgtggggggggagggggacgagagtgggtgggcggggggagggggatgagggtgGGGGGGCGGTGGAAGCGGAGGACGAGAATGGGGGGGGCGTGGAGGAGGACGACGAGAGTCGTgacgggggaggggggcgagggtGGGGGACGAGTGTTGGGAGGAGGCCGAGAGTCGtgacggggagggggagggagacgagAGTTGGGAGGAGGCCGAGAGTCGTGacggggagggggacgagagttgggggggagggggatgatagatggggggggaggggaacaaGAGTTGGGAGGGGGACAAGGGTGGGGGAGCGGTGGAAGAGGAGGATGAGGATGGGGGGGGCGTGGAAGAGGACGGCGAGAGTCGTGACGGGGGAGGGGGACGAGGGTGGGGGACGATGGAGGACGGCGAGAGtcgtgatgggggagggggacgaTGGAGGACGGCGAGAGtcgtgatgggggagggggacgaTGGAGGACGGCGAGAGTCGTGACGGGGGAGGGGGACGAGGGTGGGGGACGATGGAGGACGGCGAGAGTCGTGACGGGGGATGGGGACGATGGAGGACGGCGAGAGTCGTGACGGGGGAGGGGGACGATGGAGGACGGCGAGAGTCGTGACGGGGGAGGGGGACGATGGAGGACGGCGAGAGTCGTGACGGGGGAGGGGGACGATGGAGGACGGCGAGAGTCGTGACGGGGAGGGGGACGAGGGTGGGGGACGATGGAGGACGGTGAGAGTAGTGACGGGGAGGGGGACGAGGGTGGGGGACGATGGAGGACGGTGAGAGTAGTGACGGGGAGGGGGACGAGGGTGGGGGACGATGGAGGACGCCGAGAGTCGtgacggggagggggagggggacgagagttGGGAGGAGGCCGAGTGTCGggaggggcgggggagggggaatgggacgAGAGTTGGGAGGAGGCCGAGAGtcgtgatggggagggggacGAGGGTGGGGGAcgagagttgggggggagggggatgagagatggggggggaggggaacgaGAGTTGGGAGGGGGACAAGGGTGGGGGAGCGGTGGAAGAGGAGAATGAGGGGGCGTGGAAGAGGACGGCGAGAGTCGTGACCGGGGAGGGGGACGAGGGTGGGGGACGATGGAGGACGGCGAGAGTCGTGACGGGGGAGGGGGACGAGGGTGGGGGACGATGGAGGACGGCGAGAGTCGTGACGGGGGAGGGGGACGAGGGTGGGGGACGATGGAGGACGGCGAGAGTCGTGACGGGGGAGGGGGACGATGGAGGACGGCGAGAGTCGTGACGGGGGAGGGGGACGAGGGTGGGGGACGATGGAGGATGGCGAGAGTCGTGACGGGGGAGGGGGACGAGGGTGGGGGACGATGGAGGACGGCGAGAGTCGTGACGGGGGAGGGGGACGAGGGTGGGGGACGATGGAGGACGGCGAGAGTAGTGACGGGGAGGGGGACGAGGGTGGGGGATGATGGAGGACGCCGAGAGTCGTgacggggagggggaggtggacgAGAGTTGGGAGGTGGCTGAGTGTCgggaggggcagggggagggggaatgggacgAGAGTTGGGAGGAGGCCAAGAGTCGGGAGGGgcaggggaagggggagggggacgagagttgggagggggaggggtcgaGGGTGGGGGAGTAGAAGAGGAGGACGAGAgttgggagggggaaggggacgaGGGTGGGGGGGGGCTGGAAGAGGGGGACGAGAGTTGGGAGGGCGAAGGGGACGAGGATTGAGGGGGTGTGGAGGAGGAGGACGAGAGTTGTGACGGGGAAGGGGACGAGGATTgagggggggtggaggaggaggacGACGACAAGAGTGGGGAAGGGGCAGGGGtcgagggtgggggggtggaggaggatgacgagaatggggaaggagaaggggacgAGGGTCAGGGGGTGGAGGAGGACGATgagagttggggggggaaggggccgaaattgggtggtggtggaggaaggggaTTTGATGTTGCAGAGGAGTGGGTAGTCAGGGGAGGGAGGAAGATGGGGAGAAAAGAAtgtggagtgagggaggggaggagggtggagaatGCAGGTGAGGGAGGTTGCGTGTGAGGAGAGGAAAGTTGGGAAGGATGGGATAGGAAGTGGGTGGAAGGTGGTGTgggtgaggggatgagaggggtTGGGGCAAGGGGTAGTGGGTGGGTGAAGGGCACAATGTAGCTGAGGTGGGAACAAATGATGAGGGGAAGAGGGAGGTGTGGGTGAGGAGACTGGGAAGGACAGGAATGTGGGATGAGGGGAGGAGAGGTGGAGGGTTGGTGAGGGATCTTTGGTGTGATGAGGGTTTGTAGTGGGGATGCAGAT is part of the Chiloscyllium punctatum isolate Juve2018m chromosome 48, sChiPun1.3, whole genome shotgun sequence genome and encodes:
- the LOC140468792 gene encoding uncharacterized protein; the protein is LLSSSSSSTPPQSSSPSPSQLSSSSSTPPQSSSPSPSQLSSPSSTTSQLSSTSPSPSRLSASSIIPHPRPPPRHYSRRPPSSPTLVPLPPSRLSASSQLSSPSPSPSRLSASSQHSSPTLAPLPPSSSSSTPPRPSSSSSTPPPPSSSSSSTPPHPRPPPPPNSPSPSQLSSSSSTPPPPSSPSQLSSSSSTPPPPSSLQHFIIYG